In the Wyeomyia smithii strain HCP4-BCI-WySm-NY-G18 chromosome 2, ASM2978416v1, whole genome shotgun sequence genome, one interval contains:
- the LOC129721003 gene encoding general odorant-binding protein 56d-like, whose protein sequence is MGNCLKDCKMRSFLIILCVSLFVRQNKAYTLQQRQQGDVFALECLAETGVNPASIAQLKVGDFSADDQRSKCFVRCFFEKEGFMNDKGGLLTDSVIEALSSDFDREKVEAVMTKCQVDEKKDACDTAFQVYECLYTNRESL, encoded by the exons ATGGGAAATTGTTTGAAAGACTGCAAAATGCGAAGTTTCTTgattattttgtgtgtttcTTTATTCGTTCGCCAAAATAAG GCTTACACGCTACAACAGCGGCAACAGGGTGATGTTTTCGCGCTAGAATGCCTTGCAGAAACCGGAGTAAATCCAGCTTCCATAGCACAGCTTAAGGTGGGCGATTTTTCTGCCGACGATCAGCGATCCAAGTGCTTCGTGCGGTGCTTTTTCGAAAAGGAAGGATTTATGAACGATAAAGGCGGGTTGTTGACCGACAGCGTAATTGAAGCTTTATCCAGTGATTTTGATCGAGAGAAGGTGGAAGCAGTGATGACAAAGTGTCAAGTGGATGAGAAAAAAGATGCCTGCGATACTGCTTTTCAGGTTTATGAGTGTCTGTACACAAATAGAGAAAGTCTGTGA
- the LOC129721005 gene encoding general odorant-binding protein 56d-like produces the protein MKSAKASLCLVLIAIVSVNALPPASKAEIRRNIRVCAKENGVSSQSALRVLKGNFFDDSDNIKCFIKCMFSSMGFINENDEVNEEAIREKVMEHIGSDEANTLYEKCNITGEDLCDTSFLVYKCIFENYDVSPDMMDL, from the exons ATGAAATCCGCTAAAGCTTCCCTGTGCCTAGTGCTGATCGCTATCGTGTCAGTAAAC GCATTGCCACCGGCCAGCAAAGCTGAAATCCGTCGGAACATTCGCGTGTGCGCCAAAGAGAACGGAGTTTCGAGTCAAAGCGCGCTGCGGGTGCTGAAAGGAAACTTCTTCGATGATAGCGATAACATCAAG TGTTTCATCAAGTGTATGTTCAGTAGCATGGGATTCATCAACGAGAACGATGAGGTCAACGAGGAGGCAATCCGGGAGAAGGTGATGGAGCACATAGGCTCGGACGAGGCAAACACACTGTACGAGAAGTGTAACATCACCGGTGAGGATTTGTGCGATACTTCGTTCCTCGTGTACAAATGTATATTCGAAAATTATGACGTCTCACCTGACATGATGGATTTGTGA